Proteins from a genomic interval of Paenibacillus sp. FSL H8-0048:
- the yfmF gene encoding EF-P 5-aminopentanol modification-associated protein YfmF translates to MTNNGFQHGHAAGMRIHVLPTKAFKTFAISLYAGVPLEESTVTSTALVPFVLRRGTASYPETTQFRERLEELYGAGFGFDIYKRGDYQIVQFRMDTINDSFVQSKESLLGESFAFLGEVLTRPLLENGSFRASYVATERETIRKKLESIVNDKIRYAAERCIEEMCRNEPYRLHPLGQRADLDAITPETLYQSYTSWLNGATLDLYVVGDTTPEEVEKLVTAHFGRAHHSEAGGYTSDFTPVTVTEVRTVEEKLDVNQGKLNMGLRTSITYKDDRYASALMYNGILGGYPHSKLFVNVREKESLAYYASSRYDGHKGIGTIQSGIETQNYGKAVDIIRKQLEELKAGNITDLELSQTKAMIRNLLSEIQDSAFEMISFDFNRQLSGKDRSAQELMDQVDGMGAAEVKAAADTFELDTIYFLTGKEE, encoded by the coding sequence TTGACTAATAATGGATTTCAACATGGCCATGCCGCAGGCATGCGTATACATGTTCTGCCGACCAAGGCGTTCAAGACGTTCGCCATCTCACTGTATGCAGGCGTTCCGCTTGAAGAGAGTACAGTAACCTCTACCGCACTGGTTCCGTTTGTACTCCGCCGGGGGACAGCGTCCTACCCGGAGACGACCCAATTCCGCGAGCGTCTGGAGGAGCTGTACGGTGCAGGCTTCGGCTTCGATATTTACAAACGCGGGGATTACCAGATTGTCCAGTTCAGGATGGATACGATCAATGATTCCTTTGTGCAGAGCAAGGAGAGCCTGCTTGGGGAATCCTTTGCTTTTCTGGGAGAGGTGTTGACCCGTCCCCTGCTTGAGAATGGAAGCTTCCGGGCTTCTTATGTGGCTACCGAACGCGAGACGATCCGCAAGAAGCTGGAATCCATTGTAAATGACAAAATCCGCTACGCAGCAGAACGCTGCATTGAAGAAATGTGCCGCAACGAGCCTTACCGTCTTCATCCCCTCGGCCAGCGGGCAGATCTGGATGCTATTACGCCCGAGACGCTGTACCAGAGCTATACCTCCTGGCTGAACGGCGCAACGCTTGATCTGTATGTAGTCGGCGATACCACACCTGAAGAAGTCGAGAAGCTGGTAACCGCTCATTTCGGCCGCGCCCATCACTCCGAAGCAGGAGGCTACACCTCGGACTTCACTCCGGTAACGGTTACGGAAGTGCGGACGGTGGAAGAGAAGCTGGATGTGAATCAAGGCAAGCTGAATATGGGGCTGCGGACCTCGATTACCTACAAGGATGACCGGTATGCTTCCGCGTTGATGTACAACGGTATCCTTGGCGGTTACCCGCATTCCAAGCTGTTCGTCAATGTGCGTGAGAAGGAGAGTCTGGCGTATTACGCCTCCTCCCGTTATGACGGGCATAAGGGCATCGGGACGATTCAATCGGGGATCGAGACCCAGAACTACGGCAAAGCCGTTGATATTATCCGCAAGCAGTTGGAAGAGCTGAAAGCCGGCAATATCACTGACCTGGAGCTTAGCCAGACCAAGGCGATGATCCGCAACCTGCTGTCCGAGATTCAGGATTCAGCGTTTGAGATGATCTCCTTTGATTTCAACCGCCAGCTATCCGGCAAAGACCGTTCTGCCCAGGAGTTGATGGACCAGGTTGACGGTATGGGAGCGGCTGAAGTGAAGGCGGCGGCAGATACTTTTGAGCTGGATACGATTTATTTCCTGACAGGGAAGGAGGAATAA
- the yfmH gene encoding EF-P 5-aminopentanol modification-associated protein YfmH: MEKLHYERLQETLYHEVMDNGLQVYVLPKPAFLKTYATFATKYGSVDNHFKVAGGEETTVPDGIAHFLEHKMFEEPEGDIFATFASNGASANAFTSFDQTVYLFSATENIEQNLSTLVDFVQRPYFTDENVEKEKGIIGQEINMYADNPDWRVYFGLIEAMYATHPVHIDIAGTIESISTITKETLYTCYNSFYHPSNMLLFVVGGVDPEQVFELIRSNQQGKSYEKQGEITRIFAEEPEQVASKHVESRLAVSIPKMMFGFKEKVDGLSGEAAVRRDLTTKLMLDLLFGSSTALYQKLYDEELISDSFGHEFNSSAEYAFSAIGGDTKDPGLLLERIKEEVGRILETGFAEKDFERARKKKIGGFLRMLNSPESIAHEFTRYQFRGGDLFEVLPLYESITLDEVNARLHAHVNWEQLAVSLVVSP, encoded by the coding sequence ATGGAGAAGCTCCATTACGAACGGCTTCAAGAAACACTTTATCACGAGGTTATGGATAACGGTCTTCAGGTATATGTGCTGCCGAAGCCAGCTTTTCTCAAAACCTACGCCACCTTTGCCACGAAATACGGTTCGGTAGACAATCACTTCAAGGTGGCGGGCGGCGAGGAGACTACAGTGCCGGATGGCATTGCCCACTTCCTGGAGCATAAAATGTTCGAGGAGCCGGAAGGCGACATTTTTGCCACCTTTGCGTCCAATGGCGCATCGGCGAATGCCTTCACGAGCTTTGACCAGACGGTCTATCTTTTCTCGGCCACGGAGAATATTGAGCAGAATCTCAGCACCCTGGTAGATTTTGTGCAGCGTCCTTATTTCACGGATGAGAATGTGGAGAAGGAGAAAGGGATTATCGGGCAGGAAATCAATATGTATGCCGATAATCCAGACTGGCGCGTCTATTTCGGGCTGATTGAAGCCATGTATGCTACCCACCCGGTTCATATAGATATCGCCGGAACGATCGAATCGATCTCAACCATTACGAAGGAAACGCTGTACACCTGTTACAATTCCTTTTATCATCCCAGCAATATGCTGCTGTTCGTGGTCGGCGGGGTGGACCCTGAGCAGGTATTTGAACTGATCCGCAGCAATCAGCAGGGTAAGAGCTATGAGAAGCAGGGTGAAATTACGCGTATCTTCGCGGAGGAGCCTGAGCAGGTGGCCTCGAAGCATGTGGAGAGCAGGCTTGCTGTCTCCATTCCCAAGATGATGTTCGGCTTCAAGGAAAAGGTGGATGGTCTGAGCGGTGAAGCGGCGGTGCGCCGTGATCTGACCACGAAGCTGATGCTGGACCTGCTGTTTGGCAGCAGTACGGCATTGTATCAGAAGCTCTATGACGAGGAATTGATCTCGGACAGCTTCGGCCACGAATTTAACAGCTCTGCGGAGTATGCCTTCTCGGCGATCGGCGGCGATACCAAAGATCCGGGACTGCTGCTTGAACGGATTAAGGAAGAGGTAGGACGTATTCTGGAGACGGGCTTCGCGGAGAAGGATTTCGAACGGGCCCGCAAAAAGAAAATCGGCGGCTTCCTGCGGATGCTGAATTCGCCGGAGAGCATTGCCCATGAGTTCACCCGTTACCAGTTCCGTGGAGGAGATCTGTTTGAAGTGCTTCCCCTGTATGAATCGATCACTCTGGATGAAGTGAATGCCCGGCTCCATGCCCATGTGAACTGGGAGCAGCTGGCCGTGTCGCTGGTGGTGAGTCCTTAA
- the ymfI gene encoding elongation factor P 5-aminopentanone reductase — protein MMLPGEDSKPIGEMTVLITGGSGGIGGAIAERFASVGMNIVIHYMNSHEAANDVARRCLALGAKVMTVAADMKDRSQLVRMAERLESSGMMPDILVNNAGKAHYGMLADLTEEEWDDIMAVNLKGTFMCSQIFMPYMVTQRYGRIINVSSVWGISGASCEVAYSASKGGVNAFTKALAKELAPSKVTVNAVAPGAVHTAMLSNLQADELKMLEEEIPAGRLATPEDISSLVYFLALPESGYITGQVISPNGGWIT, from the coding sequence ATGATGTTACCGGGAGAGGACAGCAAACCGATTGGTGAAATGACAGTGCTCATTACCGGAGGCAGCGGGGGAATCGGCGGCGCGATCGCTGAACGTTTTGCTTCGGTGGGAATGAACATTGTGATTCATTATATGAATTCGCATGAAGCGGCTAATGATGTGGCCCGGCGCTGTCTGGCGCTGGGAGCGAAGGTTATGACCGTAGCGGCGGACATGAAAGACCGCAGTCAGCTCGTACGCATGGCCGAAAGGCTGGAGAGCAGCGGCATGATGCCGGATATCCTGGTCAATAATGCCGGGAAAGCACATTATGGCATGTTAGCCGATCTGACCGAGGAGGAGTGGGACGATATCATGGCGGTGAATCTGAAGGGTACTTTTATGTGCAGCCAGATTTTCATGCCTTATATGGTCACGCAGCGTTACGGCCGGATCATTAATGTTTCCTCCGTATGGGGGATTTCGGGCGCATCCTGTGAAGTGGCGTATTCGGCCAGCAAGGGCGGAGTGAATGCTTTTACCAAGGCGCTCGCCAAGGAGCTGGCCCCCTCCAAGGTTACTGTGAATGCTGTAGCGCCTGGAGCGGTCCACACGGCCATGCTGTCCAATCTGCAGGCGGATGAGCTGAAGATGCTGGAGGAGGAGATCCCTGCGGGGAGACTGGCTACCCCTGAAGATATATCCTCGCTTGTCTATTTTCTGGCGCTGCCTGAATCCGGTTATATTACGGGACAGGTCATCAGTCCGAACGGCGGCTGGATTACTTAA
- a CDS encoding DUF3243 domain-containing protein, translated as MSTDSVVKNFDTWKSFLGDRVIQAEKMGMSDETITKLAFEIGEFLDKKVDPGNYSNRAIKELWDVGTDDEKHTIAGLMVKLAKKNA; from the coding sequence ATGTCAACAGATTCCGTAGTGAAGAACTTTGATACCTGGAAAAGCTTTTTGGGCGACCGGGTCATTCAGGCCGAAAAAATGGGGATGAGCGACGAGACCATCACCAAGCTGGCGTTCGAAATCGGGGAATTCCTCGACAAGAAGGTCGATCCGGGCAACTATTCCAACCGGGCCATCAAAGAGCTGTGGGATGTCGGAACGGATGATGAGAAGCATACCATTGCCGGACTCATGGTCAAACTGGCGAAGAAAAACGCATAG
- a CDS encoding DUF3388 domain-containing protein, protein MEYKQWYMEYKIHKNRPGLLGDIASMLGMLEVNILTINGVEGKTRGMLLETSDDEKIMLMGEMLKKVDNITVTALRTPRLVDRLAVRHGRYIDRDSDDRKTFRFTRDELGLLVDFLGELFKREGNQVIGLRGMPRVGKTESIIAGSVCAMKRWTFVSSTLLRQTVRSQLAEDEMNPHNVFIIDGIVSTIRSNEKHYNLLQNVMSMASTKVIEHPDIFVRESEFTFDDFDIIIELRNAPNEEILYESFTTSYSEDL, encoded by the coding sequence GTGGAATATAAACAATGGTATATGGAGTATAAGATACATAAGAACAGACCCGGTCTGTTAGGCGACATCGCTTCTATGCTGGGGATGCTGGAAGTCAATATTCTGACGATTAACGGCGTAGAAGGCAAGACGCGCGGAATGCTGCTGGAAACCAGCGACGATGAGAAGATCATGCTGATGGGCGAGATGCTCAAGAAAGTTGATAATATAACGGTTACGGCACTCCGTACACCGCGGCTTGTCGACCGGCTGGCCGTCCGGCATGGACGGTATATCGACCGTGATTCGGATGACCGCAAGACCTTCCGCTTCACCCGCGATGAGCTCGGGCTGCTGGTGGATTTCCTGGGTGAGCTGTTTAAGAGGGAAGGCAATCAGGTTATAGGACTACGTGGCATGCCGCGGGTAGGCAAGACAGAATCGATTATTGCCGGCAGTGTCTGTGCGATGAAGCGCTGGACGTTTGTCTCCTCTACGCTGCTGCGCCAGACCGTCCGCAGCCAGCTCGCTGAAGACGAGATGAATCCGCATAATGTATTTATCATTGACGGGATCGTCAGCACCATCCGCTCAAACGAGAAGCATTATAACCTGCTGCAGAATGTCATGAGTATGGCAAGCACCAAGGTGATTGAGCATCCTGATATTTTTGTGCGGGAGTCCGAATTCACCTTCGATGACTTCGATATTATTATTGAGCTGCGCAACGCACCGAACGAAGAGATATTGTACGAGTCGTTTACGACAAGCTACAGTGAAGATCTTTAA
- a CDS encoding RodZ domain-containing protein has protein sequence MSELGRHLKEARLQKGMSLDDVQEVTKIRKKYLEAIEAGDYKVLPGSFYVRAFIKTYAEAVGVNPDELMEEHGNVPAAPVDTTMETVIQKRSRKPETERNAKWLPTLLMWTFPVLILVVIYLYASSTINDSGPKKADNASLTEATQDPAKVKPSPTAAGGGAVPSATADAAATADAGAAATTAPSATPEPSPSASPGAVTVTQDRKSGKTTIYKVSAPAGSQVQVVIASTGVSWLEVYKGENSKGEKLSFGNTKAGDNLSFTLDSQGMYIKSGYSPATAISVNGQAITDGKTSSRLLLELDNGTDGATGGSTTGE, from the coding sequence ATGTCGGAACTGGGCCGGCATTTGAAGGAGGCTCGTCTGCAAAAGGGGATGAGTCTTGATGATGTCCAGGAAGTAACAAAGATCCGTAAAAAATATTTGGAAGCCATCGAAGCAGGGGATTATAAAGTGCTTCCGGGCAGCTTTTATGTCCGGGCCTTTATCAAAACCTATGCCGAGGCGGTCGGTGTTAACCCGGATGAGCTGATGGAGGAGCATGGCAATGTGCCTGCCGCTCCCGTCGATACTACCATGGAGACCGTAATTCAGAAGCGGAGCCGAAAGCCTGAAACGGAGCGTAATGCCAAGTGGCTGCCGACCTTGCTGATGTGGACCTTCCCGGTGCTGATCCTGGTAGTCATCTACCTATATGCTTCTTCCACGATAAATGATTCGGGGCCGAAGAAAGCGGATAACGCAAGCCTGACTGAGGCAACGCAAGATCCGGCCAAGGTGAAGCCTTCACCTACGGCCGCTGGCGGGGGAGCAGTGCCCTCTGCGACAGCGGATGCGGCAGCTACAGCTGATGCAGGAGCCGCAGCTACTACTGCGCCTTCTGCAACTCCAGAGCCGTCTCCATCGGCTTCTCCGGGAGCGGTCACAGTTACTCAGGACCGTAAATCAGGCAAGACGACGATCTATAAGGTCTCCGCGCCTGCTGGAAGCCAAGTTCAGGTCGTGATTGCCTCCACCGGAGTCAGTTGGCTTGAAGTGTACAAGGGTGAGAACTCCAAGGGGGAGAAGCTCAGCTTCGGGAACACCAAGGCCGGCGATAATCTCAGCTTCACGCTGGACAGCCAAGGCATGTATATCAAGTCAGGCTATTCACCGGCTACGGCAATTTCGGTTAACGGACAGGCGATCACCGACGGCAAAACCTCCTCTCGTCTGCTGCTTGAACTGGATAACGGGACTGACGGCGCTACTGGCGGGAGTACTACCGGAGAATAG
- a CDS encoding YajQ family cyclic di-GMP-binding protein — protein MSSESSFDIVSKMDMQELTNAVHQTEKEIENRFDFKNSKSSLKLEKDALVIASEDEYKLNAVIDILQTKMVKRGITLKNMDFGKVEPASLGTVRQRLGLRQGIDQENAKKINILIRDSKLKVKSTIQGDQIRVTGKSRDDLQQIIQLLRKADLPLDLQFNNLK, from the coding sequence ATGAGTTCAGAAAGTTCATTTGATATCGTATCCAAGATGGATATGCAGGAGCTGACCAATGCGGTTCATCAGACCGAGAAGGAAATCGAGAACCGGTTTGATTTCAAGAACAGCAAGAGCAGTCTGAAGCTGGAGAAGGATGCGCTTGTCATTGCCTCTGAGGATGAATACAAGCTGAATGCAGTAATCGATATCCTCCAGACCAAGATGGTGAAGCGGGGAATCACGCTAAAGAATATGGATTTCGGCAAAGTGGAGCCGGCTTCGCTCGGCACAGTGCGCCAGCGGCTGGGACTGCGGCAAGGAATAGACCAGGAGAACGCGAAGAAGATCAATATTTTGATCCGCGATTCCAAGCTGAAGGTCAAGAGCACGATTCAGGGTGATCAGATTCGTGTGACCGGCAAGAGCCGCGACGACCTCCAGCAGATTATTCAGCTTTTACGCAAGGCTGATTTGCCGCTTGATTTACAGTTTAACAATTTAAAGTAA
- the pgsA gene encoding CDP-diacylglycerol--glycerol-3-phosphate 3-phosphatidyltransferase: protein MNLPNRITLARICLIPIMMFFLLVDFSFYPEPIHWGSFQLSINHLVAAVIFLLAASTDGIDGYIARKYNMVTNLGKLLDPLADKLLVSAVLISLVELGRCDSWIAIVIISREFAVTGLRQVALLEGKVVAASKWGKVKTVIQIVAISLLLLNNFPFQFVSIPVDDIAIWAAAIITIYSGIDYFVKNKELLDLNKA, encoded by the coding sequence GTGAATTTACCCAACCGCATCACATTAGCGCGTATTTGCCTTATCCCAATCATGATGTTTTTTCTGCTGGTGGACTTCAGCTTCTATCCGGAACCGATACATTGGGGCTCCTTTCAGCTTTCAATTAATCACTTGGTAGCGGCAGTTATTTTTCTGCTGGCAGCCAGTACCGATGGAATTGACGGTTACATAGCCAGAAAATATAACATGGTCACCAATCTGGGTAAGCTGCTCGATCCCTTAGCGGATAAGCTGCTGGTCTCAGCCGTACTGATCTCATTGGTTGAGCTGGGAAGATGCGATTCCTGGATTGCCATTGTCATCATCAGCCGTGAGTTTGCCGTGACCGGACTGCGCCAGGTGGCACTATTGGAAGGGAAGGTAGTGGCTGCAAGCAAGTGGGGTAAGGTAAAAACAGTGATTCAGATTGTTGCCATTTCACTGCTGCTGCTTAACAACTTCCCGTTCCAGTTCGTCAGCATCCCCGTGGATGACATTGCAATCTGGGCTGCAGCCATCATTACCATTTACTCTGGCATTGATTATTTCGTGAAGAATAAGGAGCTGCTGGATTTGAACAAAGCCTGA
- a CDS encoding competence/damage-inducible protein A, translated as MKAEIIAVGTELLLGQIVNSNAQFLSVELAALGIDVYFQTVVGDNKNRLLEAIRIAQSRADVILFTGGIGPTEDDLTKDALAAALGRTLHIDQLAMDHVQRFFDDRKIVMTENNRKQALVIEGTTPLSNDTGLAVGIAFAEEGKYYIVLPGPPREMKPMFTDKAKPWLQQHALTSEMPLYSKMLKFAGIGESLLEDKLIDLIRSQSDPTIAPYAKEGEVTVRISTKAPSEREAMVKLDALEKKIAAILPENLYANIDVPLEQLIVDWMADAGLTLSAAESCTGGLLMESITNIPGSASMFAGGIVCYSNDIKKKLLNVPSAMLEGPDAPGAVSREVAEVLAEQVRMIGDTDFGLSVTGVAGPGYSERKPVGLVFVGLAERGCKTEVYELNLKGSRENIRLRTVKALLYRLWRRLEERKVATPLEGSALQ; from the coding sequence ATGAAAGCAGAGATAATTGCCGTTGGAACAGAACTTTTACTTGGACAAATCGTGAACAGCAATGCCCAGTTTCTATCGGTAGAGCTGGCTGCATTAGGCATTGACGTTTATTTTCAGACCGTTGTGGGAGATAACAAAAACCGTCTGCTGGAAGCGATCCGGATTGCTCAGAGCCGGGCGGATGTTATATTATTCACCGGCGGCATCGGTCCGACCGAGGATGATCTGACCAAGGATGCGCTGGCTGCGGCGCTTGGCCGGACCCTGCACATCGACCAGCTGGCCATGGATCATGTGCAGCGCTTCTTCGATGACCGCAAGATTGTAATGACTGAGAATAACCGCAAGCAGGCGCTTGTCATTGAAGGGACGACCCCATTGTCCAATGATACCGGCCTTGCGGTAGGAATTGCTTTTGCAGAAGAGGGCAAATATTATATTGTGCTGCCGGGCCCGCCCCGGGAGATGAAGCCGATGTTCACGGATAAGGCCAAGCCATGGCTTCAGCAGCATGCACTTACTAGTGAAATGCCGCTCTACTCGAAGATGCTTAAGTTCGCCGGGATTGGCGAGTCGCTGCTGGAGGACAAGCTGATTGATCTGATCCGCAGCCAGAGCGATCCTACGATTGCCCCGTATGCCAAGGAAGGCGAAGTGACCGTGCGCATCTCTACCAAAGCGCCGTCCGAGCGGGAAGCTATGGTTAAGCTTGATGCACTTGAGAAGAAGATTGCTGCTATTCTGCCGGAGAATCTGTATGCCAACATTGATGTGCCGCTGGAGCAGCTGATTGTGGACTGGATGGCGGATGCGGGGCTGACGCTGAGTGCTGCCGAGAGCTGTACGGGCGGGCTGCTGATGGAGAGCATTACGAATATCCCGGGCAGCGCCTCCATGTTTGCCGGGGGCATCGTCTGTTATTCCAATGATATTAAGAAGAAACTGCTGAATGTGCCTTCCGCTATGCTTGAAGGCCCGGATGCCCCGGGAGCGGTGAGCCGCGAGGTGGCGGAGGTGCTGGCTGAGCAGGTGCGTATGATCGGTGACACGGACTTCGGCTTATCGGTTACCGGTGTAGCCGGTCCGGGATATTCCGAGCGTAAGCCGGTCGGACTTGTGTTCGTGGGTCTGGCTGAGCGGGGCTGCAAAACAGAGGTATATGAGCTGAATCTGAAGGGCAGCCGTGAGAACATCCGCCTGCGCACAGTCAAGGCGCTGCTGTACCGTTTGTGGCGACGGCTGGAAGAACGCAAGGTAGCCACTCCGCTGGAAGGCTCGGCCTTGCAATAA
- the recA gene encoding recombinase RecA — MSDRRAALDMALRQIEKQFGKGSVMKLGESTHMKVEVVPSGSLALDIALGIGGLPKGRIIEVYGPESSGKTTVALHAIAEVQKQGGQAAFIDAEHALDPKYAKALGVNIDELLLSQPDTGEQALEIAEALVRSGAVDIIVVDSVAALVPKAEIEGDMGDSHVGLQARLMSQALRKLSGAINKSNTIAIFINQLREKIGVMFGNPETTPGGRALKFYSSVRLDVRRVESIKMGNDVVGNRTKIKVVKNKVAPPFKQADVDIMYGEGISREGSLVDIGTEMDIVNKSGAWYSYEGERLGQGRENSKQFLKEHQDIALLIENKIREASNLTTLVEAPSEADVAAEQEEEEKLLLEIE, encoded by the coding sequence TTGTCAGATCGTCGTGCAGCGCTTGATATGGCGCTTCGTCAAATAGAAAAACAATTCGGTAAAGGTTCGGTAATGAAACTGGGAGAATCCACTCACATGAAAGTGGAAGTTGTACCTAGCGGATCTTTGGCACTTGATATTGCACTAGGTATTGGCGGACTTCCCAAAGGACGTATTATTGAAGTATATGGACCGGAATCTTCCGGTAAGACGACGGTTGCCCTTCATGCGATTGCTGAAGTACAGAAGCAGGGCGGACAAGCTGCCTTCATCGATGCTGAGCATGCGCTTGATCCTAAGTATGCTAAGGCGCTTGGTGTTAACATTGATGAACTGCTGCTGTCCCAGCCTGATACAGGTGAACAGGCCCTGGAAATCGCTGAAGCGCTTGTACGCAGTGGAGCAGTAGACATCATTGTAGTTGACTCTGTAGCAGCACTGGTACCAAAGGCAGAAATTGAAGGCGACATGGGTGATTCCCACGTAGGCTTGCAGGCCCGTCTGATGTCTCAGGCATTGCGGAAGCTGTCAGGTGCCATCAACAAATCCAATACCATTGCGATCTTCATTAACCAGCTTCGTGAGAAGATCGGCGTAATGTTCGGTAACCCTGAGACCACTCCGGGTGGACGCGCTCTGAAATTCTACTCCTCGGTCCGTCTGGATGTGCGCCGGGTAGAGAGCATCAAGATGGGTAACGATGTCGTGGGTAACCGCACGAAGATCAAGGTTGTGAAGAACAAGGTAGCGCCTCCGTTCAAGCAAGCGGATGTAGATATCATGTACGGCGAAGGAATCTCCAGAGAAGGAAGCCTTGTGGATATCGGTACAGAGATGGATATCGTTAACAAGAGCGGTGCCTGGTATTCCTATGAAGGCGAACGTCTGGGTCAAGGACGTGAGAATTCCAAGCAGTTCCTGAAGGAACATCAGGATATTGCCCTGCTGATCGAGAATAAGATCCGTGAGGCCAGCAACCTGACAACTCTGGTTGAGGCGCCATCTGAAGCAGATGTGGCTGCGGAGCAAGAGGAAGAAGAAAAGCTGTTGCTTGAGATCGAGTAA
- a CDS encoding regulatory protein RecX, producing MVIQLDEEFEEQDEQVLADFPADQELVITRVERIKKSNYRYLIHFGDYNMTVHEDVMIKYRMITGSTFVKADLENIVAADERQRAYVEGLRYLERKPRTAQEMARRLREKEIGETVISEVLLRLQEERLLDDPLYAKQWAEQRIVNQRKGKMWIRQELREKGIDKSLIAEALDEITPEQELDSALQTGRKKWNTIRGDVNDKRRKTGAFLMRRGFSGEMVRQVIGILRDEQDSEGEEEEFYFPD from the coding sequence ATGGTTATACAATTGGATGAGGAATTCGAAGAACAGGATGAGCAGGTGCTGGCGGATTTCCCGGCAGATCAAGAACTGGTAATTACACGGGTAGAGCGGATCAAGAAGTCTAACTATCGTTATCTGATTCATTTCGGAGACTACAACATGACTGTACATGAAGATGTCATGATTAAATACCGTATGATTACCGGGAGTACTTTTGTCAAAGCGGATCTGGAGAATATTGTTGCCGCAGACGAGCGCCAGCGGGCATATGTGGAGGGGCTTAGGTATCTGGAGCGCAAGCCCAGAACCGCACAGGAGATGGCCCGCCGTTTAAGGGAGAAGGAAATAGGGGAGACTGTTATTTCCGAAGTTCTGCTCCGTCTGCAGGAGGAACGTCTGCTGGATGATCCCTTGTACGCCAAGCAGTGGGCGGAGCAGCGGATTGTGAACCAGCGTAAGGGCAAGATGTGGATCAGGCAGGAGCTGCGGGAGAAGGGCATTGATAAGTCGCTGATTGCGGAAGCACTGGATGAGATCACACCCGAGCAGGAGCTGGATAGCGCGCTGCAGACCGGACGGAAGAAGTGGAATACGATCCGGGGAGATGTGAACGACAAACGCCGGAAGACAGGGGCGTTCCTGATGCGCCGGGGATTCTCAGGGGAAATGGTGCGCCAGGTGATCGGGATTTTGCGGGATGAGCAGGATTCTGAGGGGGAAGAAGAGGAGTTTTACTTCCCGGATTGA